One part of the Pandoraea faecigallinarum genome encodes these proteins:
- a CDS encoding GntR family transcriptional regulator — MKAPSNLITGEVRTKIRSMILASELKPGQRLIEDDLIQLLGVGRTPVREALLILQGEGFIARNRGWEVQGADHLPVRAIFESRMAVEAETARLAARKITPEMCDALDALIEQMEPSGHQPRLALNRLNTAFHDLIVKAADNVVIAQFHERTQFYYWALRVPVMFSDEQLRATNEQHREILAALRAHDEARAETVARAHVETTMHIVEPALPR; from the coding sequence ATGAAAGCGCCCAGCAACCTGATTACTGGTGAAGTGCGGACCAAAATCCGCAGCATGATTCTCGCCTCGGAACTCAAGCCCGGGCAGCGCCTCATCGAGGACGACCTCATCCAGTTGCTCGGCGTAGGCCGCACACCGGTGCGCGAAGCTCTGCTGATTCTGCAAGGCGAGGGGTTCATTGCCCGCAATCGCGGCTGGGAAGTGCAAGGGGCCGATCACCTTCCCGTGCGCGCCATCTTCGAGAGTCGCATGGCCGTCGAAGCCGAAACGGCGCGCCTCGCCGCGCGCAAGATCACACCCGAGATGTGCGACGCGCTCGACGCCCTCATCGAGCAGATGGAGCCGAGCGGACATCAGCCACGTCTGGCGTTGAATCGTCTCAACACGGCGTTTCACGACCTGATCGTGAAAGCGGCGGATAACGTCGTTATCGCGCAGTTTCACGAACGCACGCAGTTCTATTACTGGGCGCTACGCGTGCCCGTCATGTTCTCGGACGAGCAGCTGCGCGCGACCAACGAACAGCATCGCGAAATACTCGCAGCGCTGCGCGCGCACGATGAAGCACGCGCCGAAACGGTTGCGCGCGCCCACGTCGAAACGACGATGCATATCGTCGAGCCCGCCTTGCCGCGCTAA
- a CDS encoding GNAT family N-acetyltransferase — translation MSPAPITVQRLDGAQALAAVDALADVLIDCVEGGASVSFLLPLTRERATAFWRKVAESVGRGERVLLVARRRREEAGADGNADNSAGACGIVGTVQLLLDLPENQPHRADVAKMLVHRSARRQGVARQLMAAVDDVARAHERHVLVLDTVTGGDAERLYQRSGWQRAGDVPKFALMPDGAFCATTFYYKHLR, via the coding sequence ATGTCTCCCGCCCCAATTACGGTGCAACGGCTGGACGGCGCACAAGCGCTCGCCGCCGTCGACGCGCTGGCCGACGTTCTCATCGACTGCGTGGAAGGCGGCGCGTCGGTGAGCTTCCTGCTGCCGCTCACGCGCGAGCGCGCGACGGCATTCTGGCGCAAGGTGGCCGAGAGCGTCGGCCGGGGCGAGCGCGTGCTGCTCGTGGCGCGTCGACGACGTGAGGAGGCCGGAGCCGACGGCAATGCAGACAATAGTGCCGGCGCTTGCGGCATCGTCGGCACGGTGCAACTGCTGCTCGATTTGCCCGAGAACCAGCCGCACCGGGCGGACGTCGCCAAGATGCTCGTGCACCGCTCGGCGCGCCGTCAGGGGGTGGCGCGGCAACTGATGGCGGCCGTCGACGACGTGGCACGCGCCCACGAGCGTCACGTCCTGGTGCTCGATACCGTGACCGGCGGCGACGCCGAACGTCTCTACCAGCGCAGCGGCTGGCAGCGAGCAGGCGACGTGCCGAAGTTCGCCCTGATGCCCGATGGGGCATTTTGTGCGACGACGTTCTATTACAAGCACCTCCGATAG
- a CDS encoding (2Fe-2S)-binding protein: MTDTTNAPRTASGASASGAMAQQTNNASAATAVGATGAPGTPGTTTAPVAAPAPPGGKTPWETLPVTVKINGVSHGPMDVPAGLMMIDFLHETLGLTGSRLGCGQGICHACVVIVDHADGSSETVRTCITGANYFDGKTVRTVEGHATRDADGKVTLAPIQQAFLDHFSFQCGYCTPGFVNAATVLVERLKRKPVARADLEAAITEGLNDQICRCTGYVRYYEAVRDVILKTPGCVKDAK, from the coding sequence ATGACGGACACGACGAACGCACCCCGGACGGCATCGGGCGCGAGCGCGTCGGGCGCGATGGCGCAACAGACGAACAACGCAAGTGCGGCGACGGCGGTGGGCGCCACAGGCGCGCCCGGCACGCCGGGCACCACGACGGCGCCCGTGGCGGCCCCGGCCCCGCCGGGCGGCAAGACGCCGTGGGAGACATTGCCCGTCACGGTGAAGATCAATGGCGTGTCGCACGGCCCGATGGACGTGCCCGCGGGCCTGATGATGATCGACTTCCTTCACGAGACGCTGGGCCTGACCGGCTCGCGTCTGGGCTGCGGACAAGGCATTTGCCACGCGTGCGTGGTGATCGTCGATCACGCCGACGGCAGCAGCGAAACCGTACGCACCTGTATCACCGGCGCGAACTATTTCGATGGCAAGACCGTGCGCACGGTGGAGGGGCATGCCACGCGCGATGCCGACGGCAAAGTCACGCTCGCACCGATTCAGCAGGCGTTCCTCGATCACTTCAGCTTCCAGTGCGGGTATTGCACGCCGGGGTTCGTGAATGCGGCGACGGTGCTCGTCGAGCGGCTCAAGCGCAAGCCGGTGGCACGCGCGGATCTCGAGGCGGCGATCACCGAAGGACTCAACGATCAGATCTGCCGGTGCACGGGGTATGTGCGCTACTACGAGGCGGTGCGCGACGTGATTCTGAAAACGCCGGGGTGCGTGAAGGATGCGAAATGA
- a CDS encoding alpha/beta fold hydrolase: MPSMRYRRACRLSRHAAVSLISLFCATLANAAPTPPAPGGDPQHRAASSATIVATAPARGNAESNGDSFVASNAESNAESNAGPAYGPELQGFAYPYPVNRFDFMSQRTPLHMAYIDVMPAQPNGRTVVLLHGKNFCAATWQETIDTLAGAGYRVIAPDQIGFCKSSKPAQYQYSFQQLANNTHALLMSLGIETATVIGHSTGGMLAARYALMYPAQTQQLVLVNPIGLEDWKALGVPSKTVDEWFDRELRTSAPGIRRYERSTYYAGQWSERYEPWVQMLAGMYRGPGKRIVAWNSALLYDMIYTQPVVYEFGKIRVPTLLMIGDKDTTAIGKDFSPPEVQARIGHYPALAKTAHAAIPGSTLVEFPDLGHAPQMQDPAAFHKALLAGLAALH, translated from the coding sequence ATGCCGTCAATGCGCTATCGGCGCGCGTGCCGCCTTTCGCGACACGCTGCCGTCAGTCTGATCTCTCTCTTTTGTGCGACGCTCGCGAACGCCGCGCCGACCCCGCCGGCCCCGGGGGGCGATCCCCAGCACCGTGCCGCAAGCAGTGCAACGATCGTTGCGACGGCGCCTGCGCGTGGCAACGCCGAGAGCAATGGCGATAGCTTTGTCGCGAGCAACGCCGAGAGCAATGCCGAGAGCAATGCCGGACCTGCCTATGGACCGGAGTTGCAGGGCTTCGCTTATCCATATCCGGTCAACCGCTTCGACTTCATGTCGCAGCGCACGCCGCTGCACATGGCCTATATCGACGTGATGCCCGCGCAGCCCAACGGGCGCACCGTCGTCTTGCTGCACGGAAAGAACTTCTGCGCGGCCACGTGGCAGGAAACGATCGATACCCTCGCTGGCGCGGGATACCGCGTGATCGCGCCGGATCAGATCGGCTTCTGCAAGTCGAGCAAGCCCGCACAATATCAATACAGCTTCCAGCAACTCGCCAACAACACGCACGCATTGCTGATGTCGCTCGGTATCGAGACGGCGACCGTGATCGGGCATTCGACAGGCGGCATGCTGGCCGCGCGTTACGCACTGATGTATCCGGCGCAGACGCAGCAACTGGTGCTGGTCAACCCGATCGGTCTGGAAGACTGGAAGGCGCTCGGCGTGCCGTCGAAAACGGTGGACGAGTGGTTCGACCGCGAATTGCGCACTAGCGCGCCAGGCATCCGCCGCTATGAGCGATCGACCTATTACGCCGGTCAGTGGAGCGAGCGTTATGAGCCGTGGGTGCAGATGCTTGCCGGGATGTATCGCGGGCCGGGCAAGCGAATCGTGGCGTGGAATTCGGCGCTGCTGTACGACATGATCTATACGCAACCGGTCGTGTACGAGTTTGGCAAGATTCGCGTGCCGACGCTTCTGATGATCGGCGACAAGGACACGACCGCCATCGGCAAGGACTTCTCGCCGCCCGAAGTGCAGGCGCGCATCGGCCACTACCCCGCGCTCGCGAAGACGGCACACGCCGCGATTCCGGGCTCCACGCTCGTCGAATTCCCCGATCTGGGACATGCACCGCAGATGCAGGACCCCGCAGCCTTTCACAAAGCGTTACTCGCGGGGTTGGCGGCGCTGCACTAA
- a CDS encoding xanthine dehydrogenase family protein molybdopterin-binding subunit produces the protein MTRRGFLKASVIAGISVYIAPMGSRAFAALFEDRNLTPVAWNAARGQARFRIDGTAKVIGSKIFARDVRARDMPGWPAQQAHAFVLRTTLADRPYLGFDLSRLDDGLQPDRIVTADDLARDGIAFPEFYGDDMLLPTGKTPAYLGHAVAILIYRDFTRFRFAKDKLKFHDEIIRYGDVTGPLERDPWGSFRYVRVGGKTAYDDDVYSSLKDAPIFPSMMRKHLPVWPDGNDHGKLDEQGMAYAGKIGDALAHPPANWLVMSREYRTQSVDTAALEPDNANCWYDAATQTLHMVVPTQSPSEVAENAAAMAAKGRLPVRRLIVYPCYTVGYGSKDHYNMPFYGLAAAMYGDGLPVRLANDRYEQFQTSLKRHAFTMRYRIGVDKETGMLQAFAADMECNGGGRMNFSPSVAMVGATAAQSIYYFPQSDLASVAIASRAIDAGSARGYGTLQSMAATEMMIDEMAAQLGVDAIDFRLKNALRSGMKNTQGAIPAGAVRVDEVLARAKAHPLWTQRAKKKAEYEAAHPGRRYGVGFACVQKDFGTGAETSFARVEFDETGRISLYHTAAEIGTGTSTSQAVAVAKWLGMPATDVHIAITDWPELPVVTSGDPYLMSQADQDKLAANPRWSPGYASPSSATNSAFYFTHSTREAARLVFLQGLWPAALSIWRRGLGGGQAAPLVVRAEDARWVDGKLTAAGLEALPLGMLARTAHDLGLVTGATVHVFNRWQWAEADWDLGDGVTQRLPVDGIALRFGKGGANPATAAAQAPATHTVAARTAHRSGNAPAKSASPAVAAAAASGSHGAKGAPSPDSGHPGMHVAAPTPATGYRTLDRKRVYYPPVQRNNAAVTYYSAVGTLVELSVHEATGKVELLTHHSIMECGNQISPQLVSGQLQGGLAMGIGHALHEYLPLYEDGPGNGTWNFNRYHLPRAVDVAVWTQTGEVLPPISETDVPKGIAEVVMIPVVGAIVNGLAHAIGHRFTDLPVTPEKIQEVLA, from the coding sequence TTGACGCGACGCGGGTTTCTCAAAGCCTCGGTGATTGCGGGCATTTCCGTGTATATCGCCCCGATGGGCAGCCGCGCCTTCGCTGCGCTCTTCGAAGACAGGAACCTCACGCCGGTGGCATGGAACGCCGCCAGAGGACAAGCCAGATTCCGCATCGACGGCACGGCCAAAGTCATCGGCAGCAAGATATTCGCGCGCGACGTTCGCGCGCGCGACATGCCGGGCTGGCCCGCCCAGCAGGCGCATGCGTTCGTGCTGCGCACGACGCTCGCCGACCGGCCCTATCTCGGCTTCGATCTCTCGCGTCTCGACGACGGCCTGCAACCCGACCGTATCGTGACGGCCGACGATCTGGCGCGAGACGGCATTGCCTTTCCCGAGTTCTACGGCGACGACATGCTCCTGCCCACGGGCAAGACGCCCGCCTATCTGGGACATGCCGTCGCGATCTTGATCTACCGCGATTTCACCCGCTTCCGGTTCGCCAAGGACAAGCTCAAGTTCCACGACGAAATCATTCGCTATGGCGACGTGACGGGGCCGCTGGAGCGCGACCCGTGGGGGAGCTTCCGGTACGTGCGCGTGGGCGGCAAAACGGCCTATGACGATGACGTCTACTCCAGTCTCAAGGACGCGCCGATCTTCCCGAGCATGATGCGCAAGCACCTGCCTGTCTGGCCCGACGGCAACGACCACGGCAAGCTCGACGAGCAAGGCATGGCATACGCCGGCAAGATCGGCGATGCGCTAGCCCATCCGCCGGCGAACTGGCTGGTGATGTCGCGCGAGTACCGCACGCAGTCCGTCGACACGGCGGCACTCGAACCCGATAACGCCAACTGCTGGTACGACGCCGCGACGCAGACGCTGCACATGGTCGTGCCCACGCAGTCGCCATCCGAAGTCGCGGAGAATGCCGCGGCGATGGCTGCGAAGGGGCGCCTGCCGGTCAGGCGTCTGATCGTCTATCCGTGCTACACGGTCGGTTACGGCTCGAAGGATCACTACAACATGCCGTTCTACGGACTGGCGGCCGCCATGTACGGCGACGGCTTGCCGGTACGGCTCGCGAACGACCGTTACGAGCAGTTCCAGACGTCGCTCAAGCGCCACGCGTTCACGATGCGTTACCGCATCGGGGTGGACAAGGAGACGGGCATGTTACAGGCGTTCGCGGCCGACATGGAGTGCAACGGCGGCGGGCGCATGAACTTCTCGCCTTCGGTGGCGATGGTCGGTGCCACGGCCGCCCAGTCGATCTATTACTTCCCGCAAAGCGACTTGGCGAGCGTGGCGATTGCGTCGCGCGCCATCGATGCGGGCTCGGCGCGTGGCTACGGCACGTTGCAGTCGATGGCGGCGACCGAAATGATGATCGACGAGATGGCCGCGCAACTCGGCGTCGACGCCATCGACTTCCGTCTCAAGAACGCCTTGCGCTCGGGCATGAAGAACACGCAGGGCGCGATTCCGGCCGGTGCGGTGCGCGTGGACGAGGTGCTTGCGCGCGCGAAGGCGCATCCGTTGTGGACGCAGCGTGCGAAGAAGAAGGCCGAGTACGAAGCCGCGCATCCGGGGCGCCGCTACGGTGTGGGATTCGCGTGCGTGCAGAAGGACTTCGGCACGGGCGCCGAGACGTCGTTCGCGCGGGTGGAATTCGACGAGACGGGCAGGATTTCGCTGTATCACACGGCCGCGGAGATCGGCACGGGAACCTCCACGTCGCAGGCGGTCGCCGTGGCGAAATGGCTCGGCATGCCCGCGACCGACGTGCACATCGCCATCACCGACTGGCCGGAGTTGCCGGTCGTCACCAGCGGCGATCCGTACCTCATGTCGCAGGCCGATCAGGACAAACTCGCCGCCAACCCACGTTGGTCGCCGGGCTATGCGTCACCGTCCAGCGCGACGAACTCCGCGTTCTATTTCACGCACAGTACGCGCGAAGCGGCGCGCCTCGTGTTCCTGCAAGGGCTATGGCCCGCAGCGCTCTCGATCTGGCGGCGCGGCCTGGGCGGCGGTCAGGCCGCACCGCTCGTGGTACGCGCCGAAGATGCGCGCTGGGTCGATGGCAAGCTTACGGCCGCCGGGCTCGAAGCACTGCCGCTCGGCATGCTCGCCAGAACGGCGCACGACCTCGGGCTGGTGACAGGCGCGACGGTGCATGTGTTCAATCGCTGGCAGTGGGCCGAAGCCGATTGGGATCTTGGCGATGGCGTGACGCAGCGCCTGCCGGTCGACGGCATCGCGCTTCGCTTCGGCAAGGGCGGTGCAAACCCGGCAACCGCGGCAGCACAGGCCCCCGCCACGCATACGGTTGCGGCCAGGACGGCGCATCGCAGCGGCAACGCACCGGCGAAGTCGGCATCGCCCGCCGTGGCGGCAGCCGCCGCGAGCGGCTCGCACGGTGCGAAGGGCGCGCCGTCGCCCGATTCCGGCCACCCGGGCATGCACGTGGCTGCGCCCACGCCCGCAACCGGCTATCGCACGCTCGATCGCAAACGCGTGTACTACCCGCCCGTGCAGCGAAACAATGCCGCCGTGACTTATTACAGCGCCGTGGGCACGCTGGTCGAATTGTCCGTCCATGAGGCGACGGGCAAGGTCGAACTGCTCACGCACCACTCGATCATGGAGTGCGGCAATCAGATTTCGCCGCAACTTGTCTCCGGGCAGTTGCAGGGCGGTCTGGCGATGGGCATCGGGCACGCGTTGCACGAGTATCTGCCGCTGTACGAGGACGGTCCCGGCAACGGTACGTGGAACTTCAACCGCTACCACCTGCCACGAGCGGTGGACGTCGCCGTGTGGACGCAAACGGGTGAAGTGCTGCCGCCGATCTCCGAGACCGATGTGCCCAAGGGCATTGCCGAAGTGGTGATGATTCCCGTGGTGGGCGCGATTGTGAACGGCCTCGCGCATGCGATCGGCCATCGATTTACGGATTTGCCGGTGACGCCGGAGAAGATCCAGGAGGTACTGGCATGA
- a CDS encoding helix-turn-helix domain-containing protein, producing the protein MDINERIARRVRDLRSERGYSLDTLAERSGVSRSSISLIERAQTSPTANVLDKLATALDVTLASLFDEKAVAGASPSPLSRYADQPVWTDPDSGYVRRNLSPSQPSPLQFVEVRFPAGERVAYDTGARDNEIWQQIWVIAGTIEITLGATTWRLDTGDCLSMRLDQPIGFHNPASTTARYLVGLVTLPFVPARRSS; encoded by the coding sequence ATGGACATCAACGAACGCATCGCCCGCCGGGTGCGCGACTTGCGCAGCGAGCGGGGTTACTCCCTCGATACGCTGGCCGAGCGCAGCGGCGTGAGCCGTTCGAGCATCTCGCTCATCGAGCGCGCGCAGACAAGCCCCACGGCCAACGTACTGGACAAGCTCGCTACGGCGCTGGACGTCACGCTGGCGTCGCTCTTCGACGAGAAGGCCGTCGCCGGCGCCTCGCCCTCGCCGCTGTCGCGATACGCGGACCAGCCCGTTTGGACCGATCCGGATTCCGGATACGTGAGACGCAATCTGTCGCCGTCGCAGCCGTCACCGCTTCAGTTCGTAGAAGTCCGGTTCCCCGCCGGCGAGCGCGTCGCTTACGACACCGGCGCGAGAGACAACGAGATCTGGCAGCAGATTTGGGTCATTGCCGGCACCATCGAAATCACGCTCGGCGCGACCACCTGGCGGCTCGACACCGGCGATTGCCTTTCGATGCGCCTCGACCAACCCATCGGTTTTCACAATCCCGCGTCGACCACGGCGCGCTACCTCGTCGGCCTCGTGACCTTACCGTTCGTTCCTGCAAGGAGATCGTCCTGA
- a CDS encoding GNAT family N-acetyltransferase encodes MTASSATLTIRDATDADLPAIRDIYNDAVEHTTAIWNDVLVDLDNRREWLAARLKRGYPVIVAQREGKTVGYASFGDWRAFDGYRHTVEHSIYIDRHARGGGIGETLMRALIERARALRVHVMIAAIEAQNAPSIRLHEKLGFRTVGTFSEVGTKFGRWLDLTCMELRIV; translated from the coding sequence ATGACTGCTTCATCCGCCACACTGACGATTCGCGACGCCACCGACGCCGACCTCCCCGCCATTCGCGACATATACAACGACGCCGTCGAGCACACGACCGCCATCTGGAACGACGTCCTCGTCGACCTCGACAATCGTCGCGAGTGGCTGGCCGCGCGTCTGAAGCGCGGTTATCCGGTCATCGTGGCGCAGCGCGAGGGCAAGACCGTGGGTTACGCGTCGTTCGGCGACTGGCGCGCTTTCGACGGTTATCGCCATACCGTCGAACATTCGATCTACATCGACAGGCATGCGCGGGGCGGCGGCATTGGCGAGACATTGATGCGCGCGCTCATCGAACGGGCGCGCGCATTGCGCGTGCATGTCATGATTGCCGCCATCGAAGCGCAGAACGCGCCCTCGATTCGCCTGCATGAAAAACTCGGCTTTCGCACGGTCGGCACGTTCAGCGAAGTGGGCACCAAATTCGGCCGCTGGCTCGATCTGACGTGCATGGAATTACGCATCGTTTAA
- a CDS encoding c-type cytochrome, which yields MHLTRVTRWSVRAACVAAVLLVTACNDSTAPKPPEPGQPPKPRTSLVPSLVTSATAADGPASAPTAPAELIARGKYLARAADCAACHTSADGAPFAGGVPLKSPFGTFYGTNITPDRTNGIGGWTADDFYHALHDGVAPGKVLYPAMPYTSYRQMTRADSDALYAYLMSVKPVAVANRKHDLSFPYNMRFAMRAWDWMFLKDTLPDASKGQSADWLRGRYLANALGHCAECHTPRGTFGQLDKARPLGGAALARIAAPDLTPEALAARGWTVKDLQTFFGTGIAPQGSAFGEMYPVVHLSTQYLTPDDLRSLSTYLLGDAPPAPKPLPQSPDTGKLTAGRNMYLAVCAGCHAADGTGKPHVAVSMLGNSTVRQKDPRNLIVAILDGVEAQKFPGLEAMQDMPGFDKRLTDAQISELSNYLRVAYGGQAGDVNSEIVRQLRQK from the coding sequence ATGCATCTGACTCGCGTGACCCGATGGAGCGTTCGTGCGGCGTGTGTCGCGGCCGTATTGCTCGTGACCGCCTGCAACGACTCGACGGCGCCCAAGCCGCCCGAACCCGGGCAGCCGCCCAAGCCCAGAACATCGCTGGTGCCGTCGCTCGTAACCAGCGCAACGGCGGCCGACGGGCCCGCATCCGCCCCGACAGCACCCGCCGAGCTCATCGCGCGCGGTAAGTATCTTGCCCGGGCGGCCGACTGCGCCGCCTGTCATACGAGCGCGGACGGCGCGCCGTTCGCGGGCGGCGTGCCGCTGAAGTCGCCGTTCGGCACGTTCTACGGTACCAACATCACGCCGGACAGGACGAACGGCATCGGCGGCTGGACGGCGGACGATTTTTACCACGCCCTGCATGACGGCGTGGCGCCCGGCAAGGTGCTCTATCCGGCGATGCCTTACACGTCCTACCGGCAAATGACGCGCGCGGACAGCGACGCCCTCTATGCTTACCTGATGTCGGTGAAGCCCGTCGCGGTGGCCAATCGCAAGCACGATCTCTCGTTCCCGTACAACATGCGCTTCGCCATGCGGGCGTGGGACTGGATGTTCCTCAAGGACACGTTGCCCGACGCGTCCAAGGGACAGTCTGCCGACTGGCTGCGCGGACGCTATCTCGCCAACGCGCTCGGTCACTGCGCGGAATGCCACACGCCGCGGGGAACGTTCGGGCAACTGGACAAGGCCAGGCCGCTCGGCGGGGCGGCGCTTGCCCGCATCGCCGCGCCCGACCTCACGCCCGAAGCGCTGGCCGCACGCGGCTGGACGGTGAAGGATCTGCAAACGTTCTTCGGCACGGGGATCGCACCGCAAGGGTCGGCATTCGGCGAGATGTATCCGGTGGTGCATCTGAGCACGCAGTACCTCACGCCCGACGACCTGCGTTCGCTCTCGACGTACCTGCTCGGCGATGCGCCACCGGCGCCCAAGCCGCTGCCGCAGTCTCCGGATACGGGCAAGCTGACGGCAGGCCGCAACATGTACCTCGCCGTGTGCGCCGGCTGTCACGCGGCAGACGGCACCGGCAAGCCGCACGTGGCGGTATCGATGCTGGGCAATTCGACGGTGCGCCAGAAGGACCCGCGTAATCTGATCGTCGCGATTCTCGATGGCGTGGAAGCTCAGAAATTCCCGGGGCTCGAAGCGATGCAGGACATGCCCGGATTCGACAAGCGGCTCACCGACGCGCAGATCTCCGAGTTGTCCAACTACCTGCGCGTCGCTTACGGCGGGCAGGCGGGCGACGTGAATTCCGAGATCGTCAGGCAATTGCGTCAGAAGTAG
- a CDS encoding helix-turn-helix transcriptional regulator, with translation MSRTQRLFSLMQLLRRHRYPVAGAALATSLGVSLRTLYRDIAELQSQGAHIEGAPGLGYVLKPGFMLPPLMFSEEEIEAIVLGSRWVARRTDGALADAAANALAKIAAALPPDLRASLEASTLLIGPGDPLPPMVVELTEIREAIRAERKLRLSYRDEAGRMSERVVWPFALGFFDRVRMILAWCELRDDFRSFRCDRIEAMTVFETRYPRGRRSLLKAWRETSGRG, from the coding sequence ATGTCCCGCACACAACGTCTTTTCTCCCTCATGCAACTGCTGCGCCGTCATCGCTATCCGGTGGCGGGTGCGGCGCTCGCCACTTCGCTTGGCGTGAGTTTGCGCACGCTTTATCGGGACATCGCCGAATTGCAGTCGCAGGGGGCGCATATCGAGGGAGCGCCGGGCTTGGGGTACGTCCTCAAGCCGGGTTTCATGCTGCCGCCGCTGATGTTCTCCGAGGAGGAAATCGAAGCGATCGTGCTCGGCTCGCGTTGGGTCGCCAGGCGCACCGACGGGGCGCTCGCCGATGCGGCTGCCAACGCGCTGGCGAAGATCGCGGCGGCCCTGCCGCCGGATCTGCGCGCATCGCTTGAAGCGTCCACGCTGCTCATCGGACCGGGCGATCCGTTGCCCCCCATGGTCGTGGAGCTGACCGAGATTCGCGAGGCCATTCGCGCCGAGCGCAAACTCCGTCTCTCGTATCGGGACGAGGCCGGGCGGATGTCCGAGCGCGTCGTCTGGCCGTTCGCGCTGGGCTTCTTCGATCGCGTGCGGATGATCCTCGCATGGTGCGAACTGCGCGACGATTTCCGCAGCTTTCGCTGTGACCGTATCGAAGCCATGACCGTGTTCGAGACCCGCTATCCCCGGGGCCGCCGCTCGCTGCTCAAGGCGTGGCGCGAGACGAGCGGCAGAGGCTGA
- the msrA gene encoding peptide-methionine (S)-S-oxide reductase MsrA, with the protein MTQFQSNPSNPSHLSHMTNLSNASMHSQQASTPTPQAFAPAAPASSQAKAPASPAVVSSHAFSNLRRALLGAAAVVAGVFAWQGGAFAFGTEDAVVIAAPKLDEPSTGARTETAVFAGGCFWGVQGVFQHVKGVTKAESGYAGGTARTADYETVGTGSTGHAESVQVTFDPRQVSYGKLLQIYFSVAHDPTQVNRQGPDSGTQYRSAIFPMNDAQRQVAAAYIAQLDASHVYSKPIATKVEKYTGFYAAEGYHQDFLTEHPNYPYIVINDLPKVRNLKRIFPAQYRDTPVLVKTASAK; encoded by the coding sequence ATGACCCAGTTCCAATCGAACCCGTCGAACCCATCGCACCTGTCGCACATGACGAATCTCTCGAACGCTTCGATGCATTCGCAGCAAGCATCGACGCCCACGCCGCAGGCCTTCGCGCCCGCGGCGCCTGCGTCATCGCAGGCCAAGGCGCCTGCTTCGCCGGCCGTCGTCTCGTCACACGCGTTTTCGAACCTGCGACGCGCGCTGCTGGGCGCCGCCGCTGTCGTGGCCGGTGTCTTCGCGTGGCAAGGCGGTGCGTTCGCCTTCGGCACGGAAGACGCAGTTGTCATCGCCGCGCCAAAACTCGACGAACCATCGACCGGCGCACGCACGGAAACTGCCGTCTTCGCGGGCGGTTGCTTCTGGGGCGTGCAAGGCGTCTTCCAGCACGTGAAAGGCGTGACGAAGGCCGAGTCCGGCTACGCGGGCGGCACTGCCCGCACGGCCGACTATGAAACGGTCGGCACAGGCTCGACCGGTCACGCCGAGTCGGTCCAGGTGACGTTCGATCCGCGGCAGGTGTCCTACGGCAAGCTGCTGCAAATCTACTTCTCGGTGGCGCATGACCCGACGCAGGTGAATCGTCAGGGCCCAGACTCGGGTACGCAATACCGCTCGGCCATCTTCCCGATGAACGATGCGCAACGCCAGGTCGCTGCCGCCTACATCGCGCAGCTCGACGCCTCGCACGTCTACAGCAAGCCCATTGCGACGAAGGTCGAGAAGTACACCGGCTTCTATGCCGCCGAGGGCTATCACCAGGACTTTCTGACCGAACACCCGAACTATCCGTACATCGTCATCAACGATCTGCCGAAGGTGAGGAACCTCAAGCGCATCTTCCCCGCGCAGTATCGCGACACGCCGGTGCTGGTAAAGACAGCGTCGGCCAAATGA
- a CDS encoding VOC family protein: MPHPDMINLYVASPPESAGFYSELFDMEPVEASPGFALFAFASGMKLGLWARYAVAPTVIAPPGGSEVVIPVASNAHVDATWEDWSARGITILQAPTTMDFGRTFVASDPDGHRLRVYKLAESR, encoded by the coding sequence ATGCCACATCCGGACATGATCAATTTATACGTTGCAAGCCCGCCCGAGAGCGCCGGTTTCTATTCCGAGCTGTTCGACATGGAGCCGGTCGAGGCCTCGCCGGGATTTGCCCTGTTCGCCTTTGCGTCGGGAATGAAGCTGGGGCTGTGGGCGCGCTACGCCGTGGCACCGACGGTGATTGCGCCGCCGGGCGGCAGCGAGGTGGTGATTCCGGTCGCGTCGAACGCCCACGTCGATGCGACGTGGGAAGACTGGAGCGCACGGGGCATCACGATTCTTCAGGCGCCGACGACGATGGACTTCGGCCGTACCTTCGTCGCCTCGGATCCGGATGGGCATCGCTTGCGCGTGTACAAGCTGGCCGAAAGCCGATAG